GATCGTTGTCGCAAGCACCGCCCCTTGAGTTTCTAGGAGGCGGATGAGCGGAATGTTCAGGACAAGCTTGAGAAGCAAGCCGACGAGCAGGCTGAAAATCGTGAACTTCTGCTCATCAATTCCTTGAAGGATCGCTGCGGTGACCGCGAATAGCGCGAAAAGGATCGCAACAGGAGCATATGAACGCAAGATGGACGTTCCAAGCATGTCGCTGTGATAAAACAACGTATACATCGGTTCAGCCAGCAGGGCAAGTCCCAACGCAGCCGGCACAGTCAGAAACAACAGGATCTGAAATGTTTGATCGATATTCCGGCGCATCGTTTTCCGGTCACCGCTCGTATATGATGTCGTGATCAGCGGAATCAGCGTCATGGAAAACGCTGTCGCCAATGACACGGGAATAATTACGAGTTTATGGGTGTAAAAATTCAATACGGCAAAGGCGTGATCCGATATTCTCGCGTTCCCGATATCATCCATCGCTGTATTGAAAGTGATTTGATCGACGAGCTGAAACAAAGGATTCGCAAGTCCCACGAAAATGAACGGAATCGAATAGGCGATGATTTCTTTGTACATCGATTTCAGCGATACTTCTTCATTTCCCCGGTCCTCTTCCAGCAGTTCATCGAGATGGGGCTTCCGTTTATACCAATACCAGATCAGCGCCCCGAGACTTGCAAGTCCGCCGACAAACGCTGCAAATGTCGCGACAGAGATAGCTGTCGTGACCGTACCGTCCAAAATGTTCAGTACCACATAAATTCCGCCGAGCAGGAAGACGATGCGGACGATCTGTTCAATCACCTGAGAAACCGCCGTCGGTCCCATAGACTGATGACCCTGGAAGAATCCCCGGATCAAACTCATGAACGGAATGATGATAAGCGCGAAGCTGACGGCCCTGATGACGGTCGTTACCTGGGCAACGGAAATGACCTGCTCATCACTTTTGATTGTCATTTCGGCAAAAATCGGTGCGAAGGCATACATAATGAGGAATGACACAACCCCTGTCAGCGTCATCAGCAAGAGGCCCGATTTAAACAATCTCCTGCCGACCGCATATTCCCCTATGGCATTATATTTTGATACAAATTTCGAAACAGCCAGCGGCACACCCGCAGTGGCCACAGTCAAAAAGATGGTATAGGGTACATATCCATATTGATAAAGAGACGCCCCTTCTTCATGACCTTTAAGCAAATCATCAAACGGTATAACATAAAAAAGACCTAAAAACTTCGAAATAAAGGTCCCTAACGTTAAAATAAACGTTCCTCTTATTAATTTAGACGACATAGTATCCCTCTCTATCTATCCCGCTTCCCTTTTAGACAAACAAGATAGTAACATGCTTAAAAATTTACACACTATCAGTAGTGTACTACTGTACGATTCGAATGACAATTTTTTTCGAATTGTTGTTTTTAATTCCCAACGCATTTAAAATAAGGAGAAACTTCTATTGAACAAGCGAAGTAGCAAAACTAAAAGTTGGTGGAAAAATGGTAAAGAAATATGATGTCATAGTCATAGGCGGAGGACCGTCAGGCTTGATGGCAAGTATCGCAGCCGGAGAGCAGGGCGCAAAGGTCCTTCTTGTAGATAAAGGAACAAAACTTGGCAGAAAGCTCGCCATTTCAGGAGGCGGACGCTGCAACGTGACGAACCGGCTTCCGGTTGAAGAAATCATTAAGCACATCCCTGGGAACGGACGGTTTTTATACAGTGCGTTTTCAGAGTTCAATAACGAAGATATCATCGCTTTCTTCGAGAACCTCGGCATCCGCTTGAAAGAGGAAGATCACGGACGGATGTTCCCTGTTTCAAACAGGGCGATGGATGTCGTGGAAGCACTGCTGAACCGGATGAAGGAATTGAACGTGGACACACGCCTCTCCACAACCGTGGAAGAAGTATTGTACGAAAATGGCCAAACGGCCGGCATCCTCCTGAAAGACGGAGGAACCATCGCCGCGGACGCAGTCGTGATCGCGGTTGGCGGTAAATCTGTCCCCCACACAGGATCAACGGGAGACGGATACCCATGGGCGACAAAAGCCGGGCATACGATCACCAATCTATTCCCGACCGAGGTTCCCCTCACATCGGACGAGCACTTCATCAAGAAAAAAGAGCTCCAGGGTCTCTCATTGCGGAGCATTGATCTCAGCGTTCTGAATCCGAAAGGGAAAAAGATCATCACCCACAAGATGGATATGATTTTCACCCACCTTGGCATTTCAGGTCCTGCAGTGCTTCGCTGCAGCCAATACGTCGTAAAGGCCATGAAGAAATGGAACCTGACCCACGTGGACATGCAGATCGACGCCATGCCAGAGCACAATGAAGAACAACTTTTCCAATCGCTTCACAAACAGGTGAAAGAAGACGGAAAGAAAGCAGCGAAGAATCTGTTCAAAGGACTGGTGCCAGAAAGATACCTGTTATTCCTGCTGGACCGGGCCGACATCGATCAGGATGAAAAAGGAGATCACATCTCCTCTGAAAAAATCCGTCATTTCACTAAGCTTCTAAAACAATTCACGTTCAAAGTGAACGGCACGTTATCGATCGATAAAGCATTCGTGACCGG
The nucleotide sequence above comes from Bacillus sp. KH172YL63. Encoded proteins:
- a CDS encoding putative polysaccharide biosynthesis protein; this translates as MSSKLIRGTFILTLGTFISKFLGLFYVIPFDDLLKGHEEGASLYQYGYVPYTIFLTVATAGVPLAVSKFVSKYNAIGEYAVGRRLFKSGLLLMTLTGVVSFLIMYAFAPIFAEMTIKSDEQVISVAQVTTVIRAVSFALIIIPFMSLIRGFFQGHQSMGPTAVSQVIEQIVRIVFLLGGIYVVLNILDGTVTTAISVATFAAFVGGLASLGALIWYWYKRKPHLDELLEEDRGNEEVSLKSMYKEIIAYSIPFIFVGLANPLFQLVDQITFNTAMDDIGNARISDHAFAVLNFYTHKLVIIPVSLATAFSMTLIPLITTSYTSGDRKTMRRNIDQTFQILLFLTVPAALGLALLAEPMYTLFYHSDMLGTSILRSYAPVAILFALFAVTAAILQGIDEQKFTIFSLLVGLLLKLVLNIPLIRLLETQGAVLATTIGYTVAILINLYVIKKYANYKFGLILRRTMFIGALNGVMAVIVLALYAVLVNFLNPESGFQAILLVAICGGVGALVYFYLSLRSKLADRLFGDRVTKIRSKLRIG
- a CDS encoding NAD(P)/FAD-dependent oxidoreductase translates to MVKKYDVIVIGGGPSGLMASIAAGEQGAKVLLVDKGTKLGRKLAISGGGRCNVTNRLPVEEIIKHIPGNGRFLYSAFSEFNNEDIIAFFENLGIRLKEEDHGRMFPVSNRAMDVVEALLNRMKELNVDTRLSTTVEEVLYENGQTAGILLKDGGTIAADAVVIAVGGKSVPHTGSTGDGYPWATKAGHTITNLFPTEVPLTSDEHFIKKKELQGLSLRSIDLSVLNPKGKKIITHKMDMIFTHLGISGPAVLRCSQYVVKAMKKWNLTHVDMQIDAMPEHNEEQLFQSLHKQVKEDGKKAAKNLFKGLVPERYLLFLLDRADIDQDEKGDHISSEKIRHFTKLLKQFTFKVNGTLSIDKAFVTGGGVSVKEIEPKTMASKKMNGLFFCGEVLDIHGYTGGYNITSALVTGRLAGFNAAQV